A genomic stretch from Desulfovibrio sp. TomC includes:
- a CDS encoding RrF2 family transcriptional regulator: protein MKLTTRSRYGTRMILDMAMHGQNGPVRIKDIAARQGVSVKYLEKLVRELKDAGFVRSRRGPRGGHELDKPLAEISVGDIVRALEGDLSLVECNGEGGPCPRTAECLTRGVWMEAARAMHEKLDSITLADLIAGRTDCAAAGTAPDKPLPGSGGAQGCRRSI, encoded by the coding sequence ATGAAACTCACGACCCGAAGCCGCTACGGAACCCGTATGATCCTGGATATGGCCATGCATGGCCAAAACGGTCCGGTGCGCATCAAAGACATTGCCGCCCGCCAGGGGGTTTCCGTCAAATATCTGGAAAAACTCGTACGCGAACTCAAGGATGCCGGCTTTGTGCGCAGCCGTCGCGGTCCGCGCGGCGGCCATGAACTGGACAAGCCCCTGGCCGAGATTTCCGTGGGCGACATTGTGCGCGCCCTGGAAGGCGACCTGTCCCTGGTCGAATGCAACGGCGAGGGCGGTCCCTGCCCGCGCACCGCCGAGTGCCTCACCCGGGGCGTGTGGATGGAGGCGGCCCGGGCCATGCACGAAAAGCTCGACTCCATCACCCTGGCCGATTTGATTGCAGGGCGCACCGACTGCGCCGCCGCCGGGACAGCCCCGGACAAGCCGCTCCCAGGCAGCGGGGGCGCACAAGGTTGCCGCCGCAGCATATAG
- a CDS encoding PAS domain S-box protein: MDGRDGDGVRTGILLVAAGDGVPEELAPALAALGYSVLGAAPGGELPAAVVLVAAPGAAPAAAALVRDFHSQGLPVVCYALDGAPEFLSALAAGHPQGLLAPPLSLPQLGVALDTALSSFDEIGLTGRLAVLKSLMDAAVNPIYVQDTEGHYLGINRAFETFLGVSIQSAPGLTAAEIFSDEVGAFLAEKDREILSRGGVQQFEIAVEDASGRERHLVFHRARFDDAEGSAQGIVGVATDVTDSKRVEKDLRSEQEVLRRILNGIRAGIFIIDPKTQLVEDVNATAEELCGRSRAELVGRPCGDIAWSDNEGRLLGTCSVLTERNIINEEMRLIRPDGRTVPVLKTVVTAPRRGELRLFEIVFDISERKTLERQLAVAQKLESLGELAAGIAHEINTPTQYIGDNLHFLSTAFAGFGQAFARIETVARRLAADSGDPAALEEIEAARREADVEFLLDEAPRALEQSVEGVGRVTAIVSAMKKFSHPGGEEKTAVDLNAAVENTVIVAKNEWKYASEVILELDRSLPPVFCLPGDFNQVILNILVNAAHAVAEKVKGTVEKGRITIRTEADGDFFKLSVADTGVGISDANRRKIFDPFFTTKEVGKGTGQGLAITHNIVVTKHGGTIDFDSVPGQGSTFTVRVPFGLEAALAATQGDDS; this comes from the coding sequence ATGGATGGCAGGGATGGCGACGGCGTCCGCACGGGCATCCTGCTCGTAGCGGCCGGAGACGGGGTGCCCGAAGAACTGGCCCCGGCCCTGGCCGCCCTTGGCTATAGCGTGCTTGGCGCGGCCCCGGGTGGGGAACTGCCGGCGGCGGTGGTCCTGGTCGCGGCCCCTGGCGCGGCCCCGGCGGCTGCGGCCCTGGTCCGCGATTTTCACAGTCAGGGCCTTCCCGTGGTCTGCTACGCCCTGGACGGCGCTCCCGAGTTCCTCTCCGCCCTGGCCGCCGGCCATCCCCAGGGCTTGCTTGCCCCGCCGTTGTCGCTCCCGCAACTGGGCGTCGCCCTGGATACGGCCCTGAGTTCCTTTGACGAAATCGGCCTGACCGGCCGGCTGGCCGTCCTCAAAAGTCTCATGGACGCCGCCGTCAATCCCATCTACGTCCAGGATACCGAGGGCCACTATCTCGGCATCAACCGGGCCTTTGAGACCTTTCTCGGCGTCTCCATCCAAAGCGCCCCGGGCCTGACCGCCGCCGAAATCTTTTCCGACGAGGTGGGGGCGTTTTTGGCAGAGAAGGATCGCGAGATTTTAAGCCGGGGCGGCGTGCAGCAGTTCGAAATCGCCGTGGAGGACGCCTCGGGCCGGGAACGCCATCTGGTCTTTCACCGCGCCCGGTTCGACGATGCCGAGGGCTCGGCCCAGGGCATTGTGGGCGTGGCCACCGACGTCACCGACAGCAAACGGGTGGAAAAGGATCTGCGAAGCGAGCAGGAAGTGTTGCGGCGCATCCTGAACGGTATCCGGGCCGGTATTTTCATCATCGATCCCAAGACCCAGCTCGTGGAGGACGTCAACGCCACGGCCGAGGAGCTGTGCGGCCGCAGCCGGGCGGAACTGGTCGGCCGGCCCTGCGGCGACATCGCCTGGAGCGACAACGAAGGGCGGCTCCTGGGCACCTGCTCCGTTTTGACCGAGCGCAATATCATAAACGAAGAGATGCGCCTGATCCGGCCGGACGGGCGCACCGTGCCGGTGCTTAAAACCGTGGTCACGGCCCCGCGCCGGGGCGAGCTGCGGCTTTTCGAGATCGTCTTTGACATCAGTGAGCGCAAGACCCTGGAGCGCCAGCTGGCCGTGGCCCAGAAGCTTGAATCCCTGGGCGAACTGGCGGCCGGCATTGCCCACGAGATCAACACCCCGACCCAGTATATCGGCGACAACCTGCATTTTCTGTCCACGGCCTTTGCCGGATTTGGACAGGCCTTTGCCCGCATCGAGACCGTGGCCCGGCGGCTGGCGGCCGACAGCGGCGATCCGGCGGCCCTGGAGGAGATCGAGGCGGCGAGACGCGAAGCCGATGTGGAATTTCTCCTCGACGAGGCCCCCCGGGCCTTGGAACAGTCGGTGGAAGGCGTGGGCCGGGTGACGGCCATTGTGTCGGCCATGAAGAAGTTCTCCCATCCCGGCGGCGAGGAAAAAACCGCCGTGGACCTCAATGCAGCGGTGGAAAACACCGTTATTGTGGCCAAAAACGAGTGGAAGTATGCAAGCGAGGTGATTCTTGAACTCGACCGCAGCCTGCCGCCGGTGTTCTGTCTCCCCGGCGATTTTAACCAGGTGATTTTAAATATCCTGGTCAACGCCGCCCATGCCGTGGCCGAGAAGGTCAAGGGCACGGTCGAGAAGGGCCGCATCACCATCCGCACCGAAGCCGACGGGGATTTTTTCAAGCTTTCGGTGGCCGATACGGGCGTTGGCATCAGTGACGCCAACCGGCGCAAGATTTTCGACCCCTTCTTCACCACCAAGGAAGTGGGCAAGGGCACGGGCCAGGGGCTGGCCATCACCCACAACATCGTGGTGACCAAGCACGGCGGCACCATTGATTTCGATTCCGTGCCGGGGCAGGGGTCCACGTTTACCGTCCGGGTGCCGTTTGGCCTTGAGGCCGCCCTGGCCGCCACCCAGGGAGACGATTCGTGA
- a CDS encoding response regulator, with product MKTRILFVDDEPNVLSALRRMFHDMRGEWEMDFAQDGPTGLTMIAEQPFDVVVADMRMPGMDGAMFLREAQIHNPGAIRIVLSGHSDRDMIMQTVRPAHQFLQKPCRPEELKAVISRGLSLREVFLDERVKNVVAKLDQLPTVPRLYAALLDVLAQEDPSVREVSALIAQDVGMAAGLLKLVNSAFFGLRTHVSSPAHAVNLLGLDVVKALVLGVGLFGRFDKEAFHDFDLEKLWSHCLGTARLAREIAAQEDAPSEAREHCYIAGLLHDVGKLVMATNFPELYLEVIRACQAGQGTILDMEQHFFGASHAEVGAYLLGLWGVEDAVVRAVYLHHEPGRDRRAGFSPLLAVHVANRLEHELVVISRDYAINPLDELYLAASGLAPRLPVWREACQKVLEQGGADSGG from the coding sequence GTGAAAACCCGCATTCTGTTCGTCGATGACGAACCCAACGTGCTTTCGGCCCTGCGCCGCATGTTTCACGACATGCGCGGGGAGTGGGAGATGGATTTCGCCCAGGACGGACCGACCGGCTTGACCATGATTGCCGAGCAGCCCTTTGACGTGGTGGTGGCCGACATGCGGATGCCGGGCATGGACGGGGCCATGTTTCTGCGCGAGGCGCAAATTCACAATCCCGGGGCCATCCGCATCGTGCTGTCAGGCCATTCCGACCGGGACATGATCATGCAGACCGTGCGTCCGGCCCATCAGTTTTTGCAGAAACCCTGCCGGCCCGAGGAACTCAAGGCCGTCATTTCCCGGGGACTGTCCCTGCGTGAGGTGTTTCTCGACGAGCGGGTCAAAAACGTGGTGGCCAAGCTCGACCAGTTGCCGACAGTGCCGCGCCTGTACGCCGCCCTGCTCGACGTGCTGGCCCAGGAAGATCCGTCCGTGCGCGAGGTTTCCGCACTCATTGCCCAGGACGTGGGCATGGCCGCCGGGCTGCTCAAACTGGTCAATTCGGCTTTTTTCGGCCTGCGCACCCATGTCTCCAGCCCGGCCCATGCCGTCAATCTGCTCGGGCTTGACGTGGTCAAGGCCCTGGTGCTCGGGGTCGGATTGTTCGGGCGTTTCGACAAAGAGGCGTTTCACGACTTCGACCTGGAGAAGCTGTGGAGCCACTGTCTGGGCACGGCCCGGCTGGCCCGGGAGATTGCGGCCCAGGAGGACGCCCCAAGCGAGGCGCGCGAACACTGCTATATCGCCGGACTGCTCCACGACGTGGGCAAGCTGGTCATGGCCACCAATTTTCCCGAACTGTATCTGGAGGTCATCCGGGCCTGCCAGGCCGGCCAGGGGACCATTCTCGACATGGAACAGCATTTCTTCGGGGCCTCCCATGCCGAGGTCGGGGCCTATCTGCTGGGGCTTTGGGGGGTCGAAGACGCCGTGGTGCGGGCGGTCTATCTCCACCACGAACCCGGGCGCGACCGGCGGGCCGGTTTCTCGCCGCTGTTGGCCGTGCACGTGGCCAACCGGCTGGAGCACGAACTGGTGGTCATCAGCCGCGACTATGCCATAAATCCCCTGGATGAACTGTATCTGGCGGCCTCGGGCCTGGCCCCGCGGCTGCCGGTCTGGCGGGAGGCCTGTCAGAAGGTGCTGGAGCAGGGCGGCGCGGACAGCGGGGGTTGA
- a CDS encoding STAS domain-containing protein — MDLTAELVGGCLVVSVLTPEVDHTGSADFKDAVLERYAAAKADDLLLDLGAVNFMDSKAIGAMVSVRKAVLAHGGRMGICRLHPHVDKIIRVVTLGAVFDVFADRASGLARYA, encoded by the coding sequence ATGGACCTGACGGCGGAACTGGTCGGCGGATGTCTGGTGGTGTCGGTGCTGACTCCCGAAGTGGACCACACCGGGAGCGCGGATTTCAAGGACGCAGTGCTCGAGCGCTACGCGGCGGCCAAGGCCGATGACCTGCTGCTCGATCTCGGGGCGGTCAACTTCATGGACAGCAAGGCCATCGGGGCCATGGTGTCGGTGCGAAAGGCCGTTTTGGCCCATGGCGGCCGCATGGGCATCTGCCGTCTGCATCCCCATGTGGACAAGATCATCCGGGTGGTGACGCTGGGGGCGGTCTTCGACGTCTTTGCCGATCGGGCCTCGGGGCTGGCCCGCTACGCCTGA
- a CDS encoding PP2C family protein-serine/threonine phosphatase, which translates to MTRVLIADDNAIFREVLRRHVTSLFGFAVVEAENGLEAVALAETVHPDLILLDLFMPGIDGIEAIRRIRAVPALADVPIIFLSGETDRCVWAEALSAGANDFMPKPYHRQELAARINLHLKLATLGQELRRQNDLLTREQYLAGCVQRQLLPKDLDFPGIESAVVYQAQEQVGGDFYEAWDDGSAVNVVMADISGHGASAAMLMAVCKGLLLSLRQARLVPEEIMAALNAMLCDLLLGGDLDMFVTLALCRIDRNVPLLSVVSAGHVPAYVIGREGLTELPSQGPALGLLPQFDWTSRTIPFGPGDSLFLYTDGLTELRAPDGTFFGEDRVLEHLRPGIAPKDLIGEIIETALPFCKGILHDDLAMAVLRRLV; encoded by the coding sequence ATGACGCGCGTCCTTATCGCCGACGATAACGCCATTTTCCGGGAAGTGCTCAGGCGGCACGTGACATCGCTCTTCGGCTTTGCCGTGGTCGAAGCCGAAAACGGCCTGGAGGCCGTGGCCCTGGCCGAAACCGTGCACCCGGACCTGATCCTGTTGGACCTCTTCATGCCGGGCATCGACGGCATCGAGGCCATCCGCCGCATCCGGGCCGTCCCCGCCCTGGCCGACGTGCCCATCATCTTCCTGTCCGGCGAAACCGACCGTTGCGTCTGGGCCGAAGCGCTTTCGGCCGGGGCCAACGATTTCATGCCCAAGCCCTACCACCGCCAGGAGCTGGCCGCCCGCATCAACCTGCACTTGAAACTCGCCACCCTCGGCCAGGAGCTGCGTCGCCAAAACGATCTGCTCACCCGGGAACAGTATCTGGCCGGCTGTGTCCAGCGCCAGCTGTTGCCCAAGGACCTCGATTTCCCGGGCATCGAGTCGGCCGTGGTCTATCAGGCCCAGGAACAGGTCGGGGGGGATTTCTACGAAGCCTGGGACGACGGCTCGGCCGTCAATGTGGTCATGGCCGACATCTCCGGCCACGGGGCCTCGGCCGCCATGCTCATGGCCGTGTGCAAGGGACTGCTCTTGTCGCTGCGCCAGGCCCGCCTGGTTCCGGAAGAGATCATGGCGGCGCTCAATGCCATGCTGTGCGACCTGCTGCTCGGCGGCGACCTGGACATGTTCGTGACCCTGGCCCTGTGCCGCATCGACCGGAATGTGCCCCTGCTCTCCGTGGTCTCGGCCGGACATGTGCCGGCCTATGTCATCGGGCGCGAGGGCTTAACCGAACTGCCGTCCCAGGGACCGGCCCTTGGCCTCCTGCCCCAGTTCGACTGGACCTCCCGCACCATCCCCTTTGGTCCCGGGGACAGCCTCTTTCTCTATACCGACGGCCTGACGGAACTGCGCGCCCCGGACGGGACGTTTTTCGGCGAGGACAGGGTGCTTGAGCACCTGCGCCCGGGTATTGCGCCCAAAGACCTGATCGGCGAGATCATCGAAACCGCCCTGCCCTTTTGCAAGGGCATCCTCCACGACGATCTGGCCATGGCCGTCCTGCGCCGGCTCGTCTAA